Genomic window (Stenotrophomonas maltophilia):
CGGCTGAACCAGTTGTCGGTGTCGTAGTCGCAGTCGATGAACGGGATGCCGTGCTGCTCGGCGAAGCGGATGTTCTCCTGCTTGCGCAGCTCGTACTCCTTCACCGGGTGGATGTTGGGGTTGTAGAAGAAAATCGCGTAGTCGATCCCGGAAGCGGTGATCGCCTCCATCACTTCGCCGGAACAGGGCGCGCAGCACGAATGCAGCAGCAGGCGCTTGCCGTCGGCGGGCAGGGTCAGGGTGGGGCGTTGGAGCTGGGTCATCGTCAGGTACCGCATGGGCCGCCGGCAACGGCGGTGGCCCACGCATCAGTGCATGGGTGAACGGGTCTGGCCGGATACCGTGAACAGGACGCGCGCGGCCACACCGCCTGCACGCGCAGGACGACGACGGCCCCGGCAACCTCCCCGCGGAGATTCCAGGTCGAGTCAGGGGACGGTCGTGTCCCCCGGCCGGGGCCGGTATTCGGGCTGATGGACACGGGCCGCAGCCCACCTACTACCCGCCGCTTCCCAGGCGTGAGCCCAGTGCTGTTGGCAGGATTCGTTTCCATTCACCGCTGCGGGGCAGCTCCGGAATGGGCGCGCGAGGCGCCTTCACCGGATTCCCGTTTAAATCTCTCCCCGCGCCGGAGCGATGGGAGGGATACCTTCGGCGTGCCCACGGTGGACGCGTTGCTGGCCAGGGTCAAGGGGCACCGGGGTCAGAGCCCGTTGCGCTGCAACGGGATCCGACCCCAGCGGAAGGAAGGGGTCGGATCCCGCTGCCACGCAGCGGGCTCTGGCCCCGGTCGGGATGCACCTTCAACGCCCCGCCGCCGCCCGCGTGCGGATGTCGTCCAGGCGCTGGTCGTGCAGCAGGCGGCCGTTCTCCCACACGGTCACCATCGCATCCTCGAAGCCGTCCGGCAGGGTGTCGTCGCCGTTGGCCGGCAGCGGCACCGTGTGCAGGCTGCCGTCATCCAGACGCCGCAGCAGGCGCATGCGGCCGCGCTTGCTGGTCTTGCCGGCGTCGGTGATCGGGTCCTTGTAGACATCAATCCACTCACCGTCCACCCGTGCGGCCGAACACTTCAGCGCGAACTTCTGCGTATCGCGGTCCAGCCGCTGCAACAGCGCACCGCCCATGCCGAAGGCCACGTTGTCGGCGGCGTAGCCGTCGTCGGTGATGCGTTGCAGGATGGTGCGGATCGTATCCGGATTGATGCCATCGCCCTGGATCACCCGCACGTGGTTGAGCACGCGGTAGCCCTTGCCGTTGACGGTGTGGCCGAAGGCTTCGTCCAGCCGGTGCAGGCTTTCGGCCACCACCTCCACCGGGTCACCCGAGTCGGGGCGGATGACCAGGGTGGCGCCCGAGGCGATCACCTCATCACGCAGTGTCGTGCCCCAGTGCTCGCTGATTGCGTGGTAGATGTCATAGCTGTCCGACACCACCGCCATGATCGCCCCGGGCTTGCCGAACTGGCGCAGCATGTTGCGGTAGGCGTCCACCTCGCGCTCGCGGCCCCAGCTGGTGATGGTGCTGTGCTCGGCGGCGGGAAGCGAATGGCCGGCCATCGGCGCGTGATAGTGCGCGCGCGCCAGGCACAGGGCCGAGACGGTATCGGTGCCGAGGAAGTTGACCAGGTGCGCGGCACCGCCCAGCGCGGCCGATTCCAGGCTCGAGACACCGCGCGCGCCGAAGTCGTGCAGTTTGAACGGCAGCTGCCCCTGCGGGTCGTCGCTGGTCTGCTGCAGGAACGCGGCAATGGTCTGCCGTGCATGCCAGCTGACGGTGGCCACGGTGACCGGATACCACACGCGCAGCAACAGCGTTTCCAGGTACGAGGGCACCCAGAACGCGGCCGGATCGGTCGATTCAATGGTCATCAGCGCCTGGTGGGTGGGCACCACGCTGCCCTCGGGCACGGCGCGGATACGCACCGGCAGGTGGCCGCCAAGCCGGTCGACGATATCGCGCCAGCCGGCTTCGTTGAACGGTTCGCCATGGGCAGCGAATACCGCAGCGGCGTCGTCGATGTCGGCATGGGTGACCGGCCGTGCCAGCGCGTCCTTGAGGATCGCCTGCAGGCCGAAGAACACCGTGCGATCGTGCAGGCCGCCGCGCGATTCCACGTAGAAGAACGTTGCATCGGTACCCGGCGGGTACTGCAGCCAATGGCTGGCCTTGTAGCTGTCGGTGTTGAGGAGAAGATTATCGAGGTAGTGCATGACGGAAGCTCCTTCGCGTCGAGTGGCACCGGCGGTCTATCCGCCAGCGGGGAGGCTGGGCCTGTCAGCCGCGGCCGAGGAAATACTCCAGGATGTGCAGGTGGTCTTCGAACAGCTGCGAGCCCATGTCCAGTGCTTCACTCACCGGTATCCAGCGCGCCTTGTCGGCATCGTCGCCGCCGCGCACCGGCGGCAGGTCACCGGCCGGGAACTCGAAGTGGAAGCCGTGGGTGATGGTGCGGCCACGCTGGCTGCGGTCGGGGTGGTCGAAGACCTGCTGGCCCTTCAGCGAGCCCTTCAGCACCGGCAGCGGAATCTTCAGCCGGGTTTCCTCGCGCAGTTCGCGCAGGCAGCTGTCGAGCAGGCTCTGTTCCTGGCCGACGAAGCCGCCGGGCAGCGCCCACAGCCCCTTGCCGGGTTCCGAACGGCGCCGCACCAGCAGCACGTGGCCCGAATGCACGACCACCGCATCGGTGGTGACGAAGGTGGGCGCGTAGGGCGCATCCTTCCACGCGGCTTTGTACTGTTCGATGAAGCGGTACTCGGCCACCAGCTGGCCATAGGCAGGCGCGCTTTTGCGGAACGCTTCGAGCATGTCGTACACAGGAGCCGGCACGTTGCCACGCAGCATCAACAGCGCGCCGTGGAAGTCGACGTCGCCGGCTTCGAACAGGTAGCGCCGCAGCTCGGTGGCCGACAGGGTGGCGGTGTGCTGCACGTCCACCAGCGGCCACTGCGGGAATTCCCGCAGGTAGTAGCTGGAGGCGTCCTTGTCCATGCCGATCAGGCCAACCTTCGCATCAGCGGCGGCGCCGTCGTTACGCAGCGCTTCGGCCACCTGTCGCTGCACGTTGGCGATCCACTGCGCTTCGTTGTACAGGTGGTCGCGCAGCGGGCGGATCAGCAGGCGGTCGGTGTGGCCATCGAGGGCGGCCTGGATCATCACGGCGCGTTCGGCCACGGTCCAGGGATTGCGCAGGCTGCGCGGGGTATCGGCAGAGCCGACCAGGAAGATCAGCTTGCGGGCCCGGCTCAGCGCCAGGCGGGCAACGGCGGCATGGCCGTTGTGGAAGGGCTCGAATCGCCCGATGAAGACGAGATAATCGAATTCCATGAGAATCCCTCATGTCGTTGTGGCAGCCGCGGGTCTGTCCCTTGGCTTGCTGCAGATGCTACGCCGATGGCGGGGCGGGTCAAGCCTGCAGGCATGCCTTCCGCTGAACGCCGGAGATTCCTGCCCGGACTGCGCTGGTGTTCTCAGGCCCTGAGAAGCCTCTGCGCCATACTGGCACCCACGCGGCGGACGGCATGCTCGGGGGCAAGACAGTGGCGGACAAGTACTGCGATCTGGTCATGAAAGGCGGCATCACCAGCGGCATCGTGTACCCCAATGCGGTACTGGCGCTGGCGCGCGAGTATCGCTTCAAGAGCATCGGCGGCACCTCGGCCGGTGCCATCGCTGCGGCGGTGGCGGCTGCGGCGGCATGCGGTGATCGCCGCCAGCAGGCCGGCGAGCACCTGCCCGGCGATGCCGGCTACGGCGGGTTGTCGGCGGTATCGGCGCAGCTGTCGCGGCGCGGCTTCATCTACAGCCTGTTCCAGCCGGCACGGGGCGCGCGCGCCGCCTACCGGCTGCTGGTGGTGCTGACCGGCAATGCCGGCCTGCCGCACAAACTGCTGTGCCTGGCCATCGCGGTATTCGAGATCGCGCCGCTGGAAGTGCTGGTGTCGCTGGCGCTGCTGCTCGGCCTGGGCTGGTGGGGCGGCGGCTGGAGCGGCGTGGCCGCCACGCTGCTGCCATCACTGCTGTGCGCTTACGGCGCCGGCGTGGCCGGTGCCGCGCTGCGGGTGGCGCGGGTGGCGCGGCGCAATCTGCTGGGCCTGTGCAGTGGCCTTGGCCGCGACGCGCGCACGCCAGCGTTGACCGAGTGGCTGCACGAGTGCCTGCAGCAGTTGTCAGGCAAACCGCTGGATGCACCGCTCACCTTCGCCGACCTGCACGATGCGCCGCGCTATGCCGGCGAGCCGGACAGCCCGCATGCGATCAGCCTGCAGATGATCACCACCTGCGTGTCGCACAGCGAGCCACGCACACTGCCGCTGGGCGGCGCGCAGTTCTGGTTCCTGCGCGAGGAGTTCGAGCAGCTGTTCCCCGCCAGCGTGGTGCAGTGGCTGGTGAAGCAGGCCGGCCCGCCGCTGGAGGTGGACGGGCGCCGGTACTACCACCTGCCGCAGGGCCCGAAGCTGCCGGTGCTGGTGGCCACGCGCATGAGCCTGAGCTTCCCGCTGCTGATCAGCGCGGTGCCGCTGCATGAGCCCTCGCGCCGCGAACGCCGCTGTGAACCGACCGCGCCAGCAGCCGACCAGGAGCACAACATGGCCGACAGCATGGAAGGGCTGACCAGTGCCGGCCAGACCTGTGGCCCGGTGATTACCGCGTTCCGCATCTGCTGGTTCTCCGATGGTGGCATCAGCAGCAACTTCCCGATCCACCTGTTCGATGCCGCCCTGCCGCGCTGGCCGACCTTCGCCATCAATCTGGTCTACCCGCAGCATGCCGAAGACGTGAGCCACGGCAGCAGTGGCCGCCAAGCGCTGGAGCATGCCGTGTTCCTGCCCACCGAGAACCGCCACGGCTGGCAGCGCACCTATCAGTCGATCGCCACGCCGCTGGCCGCTGCGGAGCTGGGTCGTTTCCTGTTCGCGGTGGTGGCGACCATGCAGAACTGGCGCGACCTGCTGCAGGCGCGCGCGCCGGGCTACCGCGACCGCATCGTGCACGTCAGCCTGCAGGGCGACGAGGGCGGCATGAACCTGGACATGCCACAGGAGGTGCTGACCCGCATCGCCGACAAGGGCAGCCTGGCCGGTGCGCGCTTCTGTTCGTTCTCGTTCGAGAACCACTACTGGATCCGCTGGCGCAACCTGGCTTCGGCCTACCAGCGTTACACGCTGGAAGTGGCACGCACCGACGACCCGGCACAGCAGGTGCTGGCCTACCGCGCGGCGTACTCGATGGTTGCCCGCGGTGAACCGGCACCGCCGTCATACAAGCTGGGCTCGGAAGACAAGCGGCTGGCCTCGCAGCAACTGTGGGAGTTGATGGTCGAGCAGGGACGTACCTGGGAAGACCTCGGCCCGGACCTTACTGACGGCGCACCGCGTCCGTTGCCGCAGATGAAAGTGACGCCGATCTACTGACTGCCTCAACGAAGATGCAAGCATTGCGAAGTGGCCCACTGGCATTTCCGCCCAGGGAGCTTCTATCCAGAGACAGGACCGGGAACACTCAAATGACATCACTGAAGGTTGACATTGAAGCCAGCGTGGAAAAGGACATCCGCAACTGTCTCCGCGTTTGGCCGAAACTCTTGTTTATCGGTGCTGGACTGGTCGTGTCCGGTGGGCTTTTGCCTGCGCTGTATGGATTGGTCATTGCGATGTTCAAGGAGCTGTTCTCACCGAACTTCATCAGTGCAGCGATTGGCTCAGTTTTTTTCATGGCGGGCCTTGCTGCCTTCACATTCGGGCGCGGCGGAGGCGTGGTTGAGCCCGTCAGGAGCTGGATGATGAACATTGCCCAGCAGATTGCGTCCCATATTTGGTCCGCTTGTTCTTTTGCTGCGCCTATATTTATTGGCGCAGCTGGAGCTCTGTTTGCGGTAGGTCAATGGAGAAGCGCCATGATTCTGGGCTACTTCTGTCTTGTACTTGTCGTGTTGGGAGCGGTCCCGCGAATCTGCATCTATTCGTTGGAGATCGTACCTCCTGCCAACGCTGGGTCATTGTTGCGGAATGGGCGCTTGCAGGGCTTGTTCCTGCTGAGCGCGTCGTTGTTGATTCTGAGGGAACTGGTGATTAATCCTGCATAGATAGGATGTGTAGCTCCCCATGCATAGAGGAATGCCCATGTCTCTCCGTCAGCAACTGCTGGACCTGCTTGAACGCCTCGACGCCCGTGATCCGGAGCACCTGCCGGTGGTACCGCTGACCGCGTATTTCGAAGGCAACGACTTCGAAGAGTGCATCGCACCGAACCAGTGGGGCTACGGCCGCCCGCCGATTGCCGAGCTGTACGCACGCCTGGTCGCGATCGCCGAAAAGCCTGAAGTGGAAGGTGTCTACGTCGGCCTGCACCAGGACTGGGGCAGTGCGCTGGAAGACGACAGCGAATGGCCTGCCGCGGAGAACGTGCACGTGTTGGCCCGCGTCGACGCCGCAACCGTGGAAGGCTGGCTGCAGGGTTTGGAATGCGACGGCGTCGGCGAAGGTTGGCCGTACGGCCAACACATCGACGCACCCGTGCCCTCGGAGGGCCACCGCGTGCTGACCGTGTTCTGGGACTAGTAGAGCCGCGCCATGCGTGGATGCATTTCGCGCGCGGCCAGAGCGTGCCAACCAAGGTTGGCACCTACCAGAGCGGATATCCGGATGGGGTCAGAGCCCGTCGCGTCGCAACCGGACCCACCCCGCCATCCCACGGAATGCCAGCTTTTGCCTTTGTTGTTGCTGTTGCCGGCCAGCGGCCGGCACTACCGCAGGTGCAGGGCGCAGCCCTGCCGAACCCCCTACCGCCCCGGCAACTGCGCGAACGCGCGCTGCATGCAGTCCTCGCGCGGACACACCCGGCACCCCGGCCCGATCGACACCGAGTTGCCCGGGCTCTGCACATCCAGCCCCAGTGAATACACCAGCCGCTCGGCATGCTGCAGATCGCAGCCCAGCGCCACTGCAAACGTCTTGCGCGGCTGCCCATGGCCCACCGGGCCACTGCTGACCTGCCGCGCCAGCCAGAAATGGCGCCGACCATCGGGCATGCGCGCGGTCTGGGTGAGGATGCGGCCGGGCTGGTTGAACGCCTCGTAGACGATCCACAGCGGGCACGAACCGCCCACCTGCGAGAAATGGAAATCGGTGGCCGAATGGCGCTTGGATACGTTGCCCGCGCGGTCCACGCGGATGAAGAAGAACGGTAGCCCGGGCGCACTGCGCCGCGCCAGCGTGCTCAGCCGGTGGCAGACCGCTTCGAAGCCGACGCCGAACTGATGCGCCAGCAGTTCGATGTCGTAGCTGCTGGTTTCGGCCGCCCGCAGGAAGCGCATGTACGGCATCACCAGCGCACCGGCGAAATAGTTGGAGAGACCGATCCGCGCCTGCGCGATGCGTGCCTCATCGGTGAAGCCGGCGCGCGCCACCACTGCATCGATCTGCGGCAGGTAGCCGTGAAGGGCCAGCTCGGCCGCCATCTGGAACGCCTGCTGGCCGGGCTCCAGGTAATCGGGCAGCCACAGCCGCCGCGCACCGGCATCGTATTGCCGTTTCTCGCGCCCGGCCTGCAGTGCGGCCACTTCCACCAGCACGCCATGGCGGTCGGCCAGCAGCTGGCGCAGCCGCGGTGCTACGTGCCCGGGCGACAGTCCCCATTCGGCGAACAGTTGCTCGGCCAGCTCATCCAGCTCGGGAATGTGGTTGTGCATGCGGTTGAAGAACTCGCGTACCTGGTCGCCGGCAGGCAGGGTGCTGCCGGCGCCGGGCTCGCCCAGCTGGAATTCCAGCGCGGCGGCATGCTCGCGCAGCGCCAGGTGGCGGCGGTGCAGGTCCAGCAGCGCGCGGCTGACCTGCGGCAGGTTGCCGGCCAGGGCGCGCAGTTCGGTCGCGCTGACATCGGCCAGGCCGAGGTCGCGCAGAGTCTCGCCCAGCGCTTCCTGCAGCGCGGCGGGCTCATCTTCGTCGAACAACGAAGAAACGTCGCCCAACACCTCACCCAGCTTCTTCTGCACCGCTGGCGTGAGTGGGCGCTTGTTGCGCTCGATCTGGTTCAGGTAACTGGCCGACAGCCCCAGCGCCCGTGCCAGATCCGCCTGGCTGTAGCCGCGCTGCTCGCGCAGCCGCAGCAGGCGCAGGCCAAGTTGTCGCTGGGGGGCTGAGTAATTCACAGAATTAACATGAATCGTCTGGCGTGTTGGCCAGATTAAGCGGATTCAGCCCGGAAATCGAGGTGGGTGCTGTGAATAATGCCAAGCATCTTTCGCACCCCGTGGGATTGTCGTCATGACTGTTGCAGCGCCCCGTATCCGCATGCTGATCGATGGCCAGTTCGTTGAATCGGCCACCTCCCACTGGCAGGACGTGATCAATCCGGCCACCCAGGACGTGCTGGCCAAGGTGCCGTTCGCCACCACCGGCGAAGTGGACGCCGCCGTCGCCGCCGCCAAGGAAGCCTTCAAGACCTGGCGCAAGACCCCGATCGGCACCCGTGCGCGCATCTTCCTGAAGTACCAGCAGCTGATCCGCGAAAACATGAGCGAGCTGGCCCACATCCTCACCGCCGAACAGGGCAAGACCCTGCCGGACGCCGAAGGCGATGTGTTCCGTGGCCTGGAAGTGGTCGAGCACGCCGCCGCCATCGGCAACCTGCAGCTGGGCGAGCTGGCCAACAACGTGGCCACCGGCGTCGATACCTACTCGATCATGCAGCCGCTGGGCGTGTGCGCCGGCATCACCCCGTTCAACTTCCCGGCGATGATCCCGCTGTGGATGTTCCCGATGGCGATCGCCACCGGCAACACCTTCGTCCTCAAGCCGTCCGAGCAGGACCCGATGGTCACCATGCGCCTGGTCGAGCTGGCCCTGGAAGCCGGCATTCCGAAGGGCGTGCTGAACGTCGTCCATGGTGGCGAGGAAGTGGTCAACGCGATCTGCGACCACCCGGACATCAAGGCCGTTTCGTTCGTCGGTTCCACCCGCGTCGGCACCCACGTCTACAACCGTGCCTCGCTGGCCGGCAAGCGCGTGCAGTGCATGATGGGCGCCAAGAACCACGCCGTGGTGCTGCCGGACGCCAACAAGGAGCAGACCCTCAACGCGATGGTCGGTGCCGCCTTCGGTGCCGCGGGCCAGCGTTGCATGGCCGCCTCCACCCTGGTGCTGGTGGGTGAAGCACGCAACTGGGTGCAGGACCTGGTCACCAAGGCCAAGACCCTGAAGGTCAGCGGTGGCACCGTGGCCGGCACCGACGTCGGCCCGGTCATTTCCTGCAGCGCCCGCGAGCGCGTGGAAGGCCTGATCGCCTCGGGCGTGGAGCAGGGCGCCAAGCTGGTGCTGGATGGCCGCAAGCCGCAGGTCGATGGTTTCGAGAAGGGCAACTTCGTCGGCCCGACCATCTTTGCCGGTGTCACCACCGACATGCGCATCTACCAGGAAGAAATCTTCGGGCCGGTGCTGGTCATCCTCGAAGCGGAGACGCTGGAAGAGGCCATCGCGATGGTCAACAGCAACCCGAACGGCAACGGCACCGCACTGTTCACCCAGTCCGGTGCGGCCGCGCGCAAGTTCCAGGAAGACATCGACGTCGGCCAGGTCGGCATCAACGTGCCGATCCCGGTGCCGGTGCCGCTGTTCTCGTTCACCGGTTCGCGCGCGTCCAAGCTGGGCGACCTGGGCCCGTACGGCAAGCAGGTGGTGCTGTTCTACACCCAGACCAAGACGGTCACCGCGCGCTGGTTCGATGACGAGACGCTCAGCCATGGCGTCAACACCACGATCAGCCTGAAGTAACGGCAGGAGCAGCCATGAGCCACTCGATGACGACGGAACTGGAAGAAGCGCAGCAGGCGTACCGCGAGGCGGCGCGCGACTTCGCACAGGCCGAACTGGCGCCGCACGCCGCGCGATGGGATGCGGAGGGCATCTTTCCGCGCGATGCGATCGCCAAGGCCGGTGAACTGGGCTTCTGCGGTCTGTACATGGACCCGGAAGTGGGCGGCAGCGGCCTGAGCCGACTGGACGCCGCCGTCGTCATCGAGGAGCTCGCCAACGTCGATCCGTCGACCGCGGCCTACATCAGCATCCACAACATGGCCTCGTGGATGGTGTCCAAGTGGGGTCAGCCGGCGCTGCGCGATGCGTGGGGAACCGATCTGTCCTCGGGCAGCAAGCTGGCCTCGTACTGCCTGACCGAACCCGGTGCAGGTTCCGATGCGGCCTCGCTGAAGACCACCGCCGTGCGCGACGGTGACTTCTATCTGCTGAACGGCTCGAAGGCCTTCATTTCCGGCGCCGGTGCCACCGAGCTGCTGGTGGTGATGGCGCGTACCGGTGGTGCCGGTGCCGGCGGCGTCAGCGCCATTGCGGTGCCGGCCGACCTGCCGGGCATCAGCTTCGGCCGCAAGGAAGAGAAGATGGGCTGGAACAGCCAGCCCACCCGTGGCATCACCTTCGAAAACGTCCGCGTACCGGTCAGCCACCTTCTGGGAGAGGAAGGCGGCGGCTTCAAGCTGGCGATGAAGGGGCTGGACGGCGGCCGCATCAACATCGCCGCCTGCTCGCTGGGTGCGGCGCAGGGTGCGCTGGATGCCGCACGCCGCTACATGGGCGAGCGCCGCCAGTTCGGCAAGGCGCTGGCCGAGTTCCAGGCGCTGCAGTTCAAGCTGGCCGACATGGTCACCCAGCTGGTGGCTGCTAGGCAGATGGTGCACACCGCCGCGCGCAAGCTCGATGCCGGTGCCAGCGATGCCAACGTGTGGTGTGCGATGGCCAAGCGCTTCGCCACCGATGCCGGCTTCAACATCTGCAACGAAGCGCTGCAGATCCACGGGGGCTACGGCTACATCCGCGAATACCCGATCGAGCGCCTGCTGCGTGACTGCCGCGTGCACCAGATCCTGGAAGGCACCAACGAGATCATGCGGGTGATCGTTGCCCGTCACCTGCTCAACACCGAAGAGGAACTGCGATGAAGGATTGGCGTACCCAGGAGCACGTGGGCCTGAAGGTGGAGGTGGATGGCCACACCGCCGTGGTCACCCTGAACAACCCGCCGGCGCATACTTGGACCGTGCACAGCCTGTCGGCGCTGCGTGATCTGGTCGGCGCGCTCAACGCAGACCGCGAGATCTACGCGCTGGTGATCACCGGTGACGGCGAGAAGTTCTTCTCCGCCGGTGCCGATCTCAACCAGTTCGCCTCCGGCGACAAGGCCGCTGCACGTGAAGCCGCGCGCCGCTTCGGTGAAGCCTTCGAAGCGCTGTCCGGTTTCCGTGGCGTGTCGATCGCCGCGATCAACGGCTACGCCATGGGCGGCGGCCTGGAGTGCGCACTGGCCTGCGACCTGCGCATCATCGAAGAGCACGCCCAGGTGGCGCTGCCGGAGGCCACCGTCGGCCTGCTGCCGTGCGCCGGTGGCACCCAGAACCTGCCGCGCCTGGTCGGCGAAGGCTGGGCCAAGCGCATGATCCTGCTGGGTGAGCGCATCAACGCCGAGACCGCGCTGCGCATTGGCCTGGCCGAAGAAAAGGTCGGCAAGGGCGAAGCCAAGGCACTGGCGCTGGAATGGGCGAAGAAGGCCGGCAAGCAGAGCCCGACCAGCATCGCCGCCTGCAAGACCCTGGTGCAGGCCACCCGCACCGGCACCCACGCCTCGGCGCTGGTGGCCGAGCGCGAAGCCTTCGTCGACCTGTTCGACACCGCTGACCAGGTCGAGGGCGTGACCGCCTTCCTGGAAAAGCGTGCCGCGCAGTGGAAGAACGCATGAGCACCGACACCGCTGCCGACGATGCACCGGTGCTGTTCGAAGAGCGCGTGGCCGGCAACGGCGCGCGCATCGGCATCGCCACGCTCAACGCGCCGCGTACGCTCAATGGTTTCTCGCTGCCGATGGCGCACCTGCTGCTGAAGCAGTTGAATGCCTGGGCCGACGACGACGGCATCGCCATGGTGGTGTTGCAGGGCGCCGGCGAAAAGGCGTTCTGCGCCGGCGGCGACCTGCACAGCCTGTACAAGAGCATGGTCGCCTTCCGCGAGGCAGGCCGCAGCGATATCCGCGAAAACGACTACGCCGCTGAATTCTTTGACGTCGAGTACCGCGTCGATTACCTGATCCACACCTACACCAAGCCGATCCTGTGCTGGGGCCACGGCATCGTGATGGGCGGTGGCATCGGCCTGATGTCCGGTGCCAGCCACCGCGTGGTCAGCGAGCGCTCCAAGCTGGCCTTCCCGGAAATCACTGTCGGCCTGTTCCCCGATGTGGGTGGCAGCTGGCTGCTGCCGCGCGTACCAGGCAAGGGCGGCCTGTTCCTGGCCCTGACCGGCGCACTGCTCAATCCGGGCGATGCCATCTACGCCGGCCTGGCCGACGTGCATGTGGCCGAAGAACGCCGCAGCGCGGTGTTCGATGCGCTGCTGCAGGTCGCGTGGTCCCGCGATGCCGCGCACAACCACGAACGCCTCAGCCATCTGCTGCAGTCGCATGCCAGTGACGCCGCCACCGGCCCGCTGCTGGCGAATGCGGCGCAGGTTGATGCGTTGTGCGAAGGTGATGACCTGCAGGCCATCATTGCGCGCATTGCCGGTCTGCAGACCGACGATGCCTGGCTGCAGGCGGCGCAGAAGACCCTTGCCGCCGGTGCACCCGGCTCGGCACGGTTGTCGTACGAGCT
Coding sequences:
- a CDS encoding nicotinate phosphoribosyltransferase, giving the protein MHYLDNLLLNTDSYKASHWLQYPPGTDATFFYVESRGGLHDRTVFFGLQAILKDALARPVTHADIDDAAAVFAAHGEPFNEAGWRDIVDRLGGHLPVRIRAVPEGSVVPTHQALMTIESTDPAAFWVPSYLETLLLRVWYPVTVATVSWHARQTIAAFLQQTSDDPQGQLPFKLHDFGARGVSSLESAALGGAAHLVNFLGTDTVSALCLARAHYHAPMAGHSLPAAEHSTITSWGREREVDAYRNMLRQFGKPGAIMAVVSDSYDIYHAISEHWGTTLRDEVIASGATLVIRPDSGDPVEVVAESLHRLDEAFGHTVNGKGYRVLNHVRVIQGDGINPDTIRTILQRITDDGYAADNVAFGMGGALLQRLDRDTQKFALKCSAARVDGEWIDVYKDPITDAGKTSKRGRMRLLRRLDDGSLHTVPLPANGDDTLPDGFEDAMVTVWENGRLLHDQRLDDIRTRAAAGR
- a CDS encoding bifunctional nicotinamide-nucleotide adenylyltransferase/Nudix hydroxylase, coding for MEFDYLVFIGRFEPFHNGHAAVARLALSRARKLIFLVGSADTPRSLRNPWTVAERAVMIQAALDGHTDRLLIRPLRDHLYNEAQWIANVQRQVAEALRNDGAAADAKVGLIGMDKDASSYYLREFPQWPLVDVQHTATLSATELRRYLFEAGDVDFHGALLMLRGNVPAPVYDMLEAFRKSAPAYGQLVAEYRFIEQYKAAWKDAPYAPTFVTTDAVVVHSGHVLLVRRRSEPGKGLWALPGGFVGQEQSLLDSCLRELREETRLKIPLPVLKGSLKGQQVFDHPDRSQRGRTITHGFHFEFPAGDLPPVRGGDDADKARWIPVSEALDMGSQLFEDHLHILEYFLGRG
- a CDS encoding patatin-like phospholipase family protein, with the protein product MLGGKTVADKYCDLVMKGGITSGIVYPNAVLALAREYRFKSIGGTSAGAIAAAVAAAAACGDRRQQAGEHLPGDAGYGGLSAVSAQLSRRGFIYSLFQPARGARAAYRLLVVLTGNAGLPHKLLCLAIAVFEIAPLEVLVSLALLLGLGWWGGGWSGVAATLLPSLLCAYGAGVAGAALRVARVARRNLLGLCSGLGRDARTPALTEWLHECLQQLSGKPLDAPLTFADLHDAPRYAGEPDSPHAISLQMITTCVSHSEPRTLPLGGAQFWFLREEFEQLFPASVVQWLVKQAGPPLEVDGRRYYHLPQGPKLPVLVATRMSLSFPLLISAVPLHEPSRRERRCEPTAPAADQEHNMADSMEGLTSAGQTCGPVITAFRICWFSDGGISSNFPIHLFDAALPRWPTFAINLVYPQHAEDVSHGSSGRQALEHAVFLPTENRHGWQRTYQSIATPLAAAELGRFLFAVVATMQNWRDLLQARAPGYRDRIVHVSLQGDEGGMNLDMPQEVLTRIADKGSLAGARFCSFSFENHYWIRWRNLASAYQRYTLEVARTDDPAQQVLAYRAAYSMVARGEPAPPSYKLGSEDKRLASQQLWELMVEQGRTWEDLGPDLTDGAPRPLPQMKVTPIY
- a CDS encoding helix-turn-helix domain-containing protein gives rise to the protein MNYSAPQRQLGLRLLRLREQRGYSQADLARALGLSASYLNQIERNKRPLTPAVQKKLGEVLGDVSSLFDEDEPAALQEALGETLRDLGLADVSATELRALAGNLPQVSRALLDLHRRHLALREHAAALEFQLGEPGAGSTLPAGDQVREFFNRMHNHIPELDELAEQLFAEWGLSPGHVAPRLRQLLADRHGVLVEVAALQAGREKRQYDAGARRLWLPDYLEPGQQAFQMAAELALHGYLPQIDAVVARAGFTDEARIAQARIGLSNYFAGALVMPYMRFLRAAETSSYDIELLAHQFGVGFEAVCHRLSTLARRSAPGLPFFFIRVDRAGNVSKRHSATDFHFSQVGGSCPLWIVYEAFNQPGRILTQTARMPDGRRHFWLARQVSSGPVGHGQPRKTFAVALGCDLQHAERLVYSLGLDVQSPGNSVSIGPGCRVCPREDCMQRAFAQLPGR
- a CDS encoding CoA-acylating methylmalonate-semialdehyde dehydrogenase — protein: MTVAAPRIRMLIDGQFVESATSHWQDVINPATQDVLAKVPFATTGEVDAAVAAAKEAFKTWRKTPIGTRARIFLKYQQLIRENMSELAHILTAEQGKTLPDAEGDVFRGLEVVEHAAAIGNLQLGELANNVATGVDTYSIMQPLGVCAGITPFNFPAMIPLWMFPMAIATGNTFVLKPSEQDPMVTMRLVELALEAGIPKGVLNVVHGGEEVVNAICDHPDIKAVSFVGSTRVGTHVYNRASLAGKRVQCMMGAKNHAVVLPDANKEQTLNAMVGAAFGAAGQRCMAASTLVLVGEARNWVQDLVTKAKTLKVSGGTVAGTDVGPVISCSARERVEGLIASGVEQGAKLVLDGRKPQVDGFEKGNFVGPTIFAGVTTDMRIYQEEIFGPVLVILEAETLEEAIAMVNSNPNGNGTALFTQSGAAARKFQEDIDVGQVGINVPIPVPVPLFSFTGSRASKLGDLGPYGKQVVLFYTQTKTVTARWFDDETLSHGVNTTISLK
- a CDS encoding acyl-CoA dehydrogenase family protein, whose amino-acid sequence is MSHSMTTELEEAQQAYREAARDFAQAELAPHAARWDAEGIFPRDAIAKAGELGFCGLYMDPEVGGSGLSRLDAAVVIEELANVDPSTAAYISIHNMASWMVSKWGQPALRDAWGTDLSSGSKLASYCLTEPGAGSDAASLKTTAVRDGDFYLLNGSKAFISGAGATELLVVMARTGGAGAGGVSAIAVPADLPGISFGRKEEKMGWNSQPTRGITFENVRVPVSHLLGEEGGGFKLAMKGLDGGRINIAACSLGAAQGALDAARRYMGERRQFGKALAEFQALQFKLADMVTQLVAARQMVHTAARKLDAGASDANVWCAMAKRFATDAGFNICNEALQIHGGYGYIREYPIERLLRDCRVHQILEGTNEIMRVIVARHLLNTEEELR